AAAATTCAATGGGGGAAAGGAGCCTCCTCTGAATAAAGACGAGGTCATACTGGGGGAGCCTCATATAAATAGAAAAACGATCTTGAATCGAGGCGGGCAAGGGCTGCCAGAGAGGCCACACCCCGCGATGCCGGAGAAGGGGGAAATATTGTTCGACTCTAAACCGGTGCCCTTGATCGCTGGAATGGGTAAGGAAAATGATATTCATCCCTTTTCCCGAAGCCCCTTGACGGCCACTATTAAAATCGATTTAGCAAAGTCGACCCCTAAATATCGATGGAGAGGGGCCATCACATACTTTCGAAAGAGATAACGATGGAAGGCGTCGCTATAGGTCCGGTACATCTCTTTGATCTCAAACCCCCGGGACATCAGGATCCCCCCCAGCTCGTCATAACAGTAAGGCTGTTTGTGGGTGGCATCCCGCCAGTAACGCCCGGGGTTAAAGGTATTGGGCGTTGTCAGGATGAGCCTCCCGCCCTCTTTAAGAAGCTCGTAAATCTTCCCGAGCATCTTGATCCCCTCTTCCAGGGGGAGGTGTTCGATCACCTCGAATAGAAAAACCGCATCAAAGGTCTCCTGAATCTCTTCCAGGTCGTAATAATCGTGAAATTGATCGCGATCGACGTCCATGCTTTTGTAAAGGAGTTTGGGAAAATGTTTTTTTAAACGCCTTTCCAAGGCTCGATCAGAGGCCCCTATGTCAAGCACCCGATCGCCATCCCGGAGGTGACGAAGCATCAGCGGAAATCGCTTTTTAAGGATTTTTAAGTCCCATATCTCAGGATATCGCTGGTGGATTTGATTTCGGAACTCAAAAATCCTTGACCAACTCATCCCTTCGACCATCCACTCGCACCCATTCCCTTTTCTCGAAGTCGAACCGTTTCACGACTTTCGCTGGAGCCCCCATCGCCACCGAATAGTCTGGAATATCTTTGGTCACCACGGATAAGGCCCCGATGATGCAGTGTCTTCCAATCGTCACATTGGGCAAGACACAGGCACCATACGCAATCCAAGAATCCGCTCCTATATGGACATAGCCCACCTTGATCTCCTGCTCTTTGCTTGGCCGACGGATATCTCCTGGCTTTCGTGAATTATCGATGATCATCACATTGGGAGAAATCCCCACATTCTCTTCGATGACGATGCGATTGCAAGCGCTTATAAAGCAACCCTCTGAAATAATCACATGGTCTCCAATGAACAACAGGCCCTCTTTCGACCGCTTGTCTTTGGGATGGAGGTTGATGCTCGTATTCCGCTTGATCCGGACATGGTCGCCGATATGAACGAATCGGGGGCGATTGATGACGACCCCCGGTTCAATATAAACATCCTTCCCGTAGGAGCCAAAGAAAAAACGGTTTTTGAGATTGGCCAGGGGATACCAGAATCGTTTCTTTTTCATGGGGAGCATCTTCCTCCTGATTGAATCCCCGAGAATAGTTGGCTGAGGGTGTGCCAGGTCCCTTGATGAGAATACGGCACCATAGCGCCTTCGGGGTCACTGGGGTTTTGACCCGCCCCTCTTTTCAGAAACAGGAGGATGGATTGGGCAAGGGAACCGTGATCTCGAGGATCCGAAAGCACCAAACCCTCTCGATGAGTCCTCATCACCCCACTGGCCCCGTTCCAAGAGGTCGTGATGACAGGCAGTCCGCTTGCTAAGGCTTCCAAGACCGTAAGGGAACAGGCATCGTAATAGGTGGGATGGACCAAGAGATCGGCCGCCCCATAATACTTTTCCGGTTCATCGGTGGAACCCGCAAAAACGATGTCCTCCGAAACTCCAGATTGTTTGGCCAACCGGAGATAAGGGGTCTGCCGATCTCTCCCAAGGATCATAAGTTTGAAGGGCGGGCAACCCCCTTTTTTTAAGTCCCCCAAGGCTCGGATCAAGGTGTGCAATCCTTTCATCCGGAAGTTATTCGACACAAACAGGATGAGGAAGTCCTCTCCGAACCCGTATCGTTTCCGAATTTCATCTCGATATCGGCGATTTTGGGGATGAAATCGAACGGTATCCACTCCGTTGTAAACCACCGCGATCCGGTCTTCTGGAATTTTATACCATTGGATCAGATCTTCTTTGACCATGTCGGAGATGGCGACGATCCTTTTATAGCTTCCTCTTTTAAAAGGGGCGCTCTCGATATAGCCCTGGACCCATTGCTTCGGGCTCAGCACCCTGCCCAAAAATTTGATCGACCGTAAGAGGGGATGATCGTAGGCCTT
The genomic region above belongs to Thermodesulfobacteriota bacterium and contains:
- a CDS encoding glycosyltransferase family 4 protein yields the protein MERKIRFATAIPDFSKRRGGAERYVVDLCTWMAGEGYEVHVYAERWEEGVKGILLHRVRTIPFPKSLRLLSFAIKATREIKRGQYDVTLGVGNTLEADVLQPHGGVHWAWFWRSLKAYDHPLLRSIKFLGRVLSPKQWVQGYIESAPFKRGSYKRIVAISDMVKEDLIQWYKIPEDRIAVVYNGVDTVRFHPQNRRYRDEIRKRYGFGEDFLILFVSNNFRMKGLHTLIRALGDLKKGGCPPFKLMILGRDRQTPYLRLAKQSGVSEDIVFAGSTDEPEKYYGAADLLVHPTYYDACSLTVLEALASGLPVITTSWNGASGVMRTHREGLVLSDPRDHGSLAQSILLFLKRGAGQNPSDPEGAMVPYSHQGTWHTLSQLFSGIQSGGRCSP
- a CDS encoding acyltransferase, giving the protein MKKKRFWYPLANLKNRFFFGSYGKDVYIEPGVVINRPRFVHIGDHVRIKRNTSINLHPKDKRSKEGLLFIGDHVIISEGCFISACNRIVIEENVGISPNVMIIDNSRKPGDIRRPSKEQEIKVGYVHIGADSWIAYGACVLPNVTIGRHCIIGALSVVTKDIPDYSVAMGAPAKVVKRFDFEKREWVRVDGRRDELVKDF
- a CDS encoding class I SAM-dependent methyltransferase, encoding MLRHLRDGDRVLDIGASDRALERRLKKHFPKLLYKSMDVDRDQFHDYYDLEEIQETFDAVFLFEVIEHLPLEEGIKMLGKIYELLKEGGRLILTTPNTFNPGRYWRDATHKQPYCYDELGGILMSRGFEIKEMYRTYSDAFHRYLFRKYVMAPLHRYLGVDFAKSILIVAVKGLREKG